In uncultured Cohaesibacter sp., a genomic segment contains:
- the topA gene encoding type I DNA topoisomerase — translation MDVVIVESPAKAKTINKYLGKNYKVLASYGHVRDLPSKDGSVLPEDDFAMTWEADAKSKKRLSEIIEAVKDSDRLILATDPDREGEAISWHVLEVLKKKRGLLKDKPIQRVVFNAITKESILNAMQHPRDIDTPLVDAYLARRALDYLVGFTLSPVLWRKLPGARSAGRVQSVALRLVCQREEEIEAFVPQEYWSILADLQTAAGADFQARITAVDGEKKSRLDIRTETEAADIKKLVEGASLAVRSVEAKPVRRNPFAPFTTSTLQQEASRKLGFAAARTMQIAQRLYEGVSVGGETTGLITYMRTDGVEIAPEAIAPIRSAIEREYGKQYLPDAPRHYTVKAKNAQEAHEAIRPTDINRHPKQVAQYLDEEQLKLYTLIWRRTLASQMESAQLERTTVEITATNGSRSAELRATGQVVRFDGFLTLYTESKDDEDDEDSNRLPPMSEGEALKQKAVTASQHHTEPPPRYTEATLIKRMEELGIGRPSTYTATLSVLRDRGYVEMDKKRLIPDSKGRLVTGFLSNFFERYVQYDFTAELEEKLDLISNGELEWKEVLRDFWKEFSSHVDGTKELRVSQVLDTLNEVLASYAFPPREDGSDPRACPSCSDGKLSLKTSRYGAFVGCSNYPECGYTRQLSNEGDGDAQQVGENGTKLLGTDPASGLDVTLRSGRFGPYVQLGEEAKPPRSSIPKGWDIESLDLEKALRLLSLPREVGEHPEDGKMITAGLGRYGPFVLHDGTYANLPGVDDVFTIGLNHAVSLLAEKRANGGRRGAAQSLKELGEHPNGGGAITVKAGRYGPYVNHGKVNATLPKDMKPEDVTLEQALELIAAKAGKTPAKKTTEKKAAAKKPAAKKTTAKKPTAKKSTAKKSTAKKKAASDDTADEAGEKEDS, via the coding sequence ATGGACGTCGTAATCGTAGAATCGCCAGCAAAAGCCAAGACAATCAATAAGTATTTGGGCAAGAATTACAAGGTCTTGGCTTCCTATGGGCATGTGCGAGACCTCCCTTCGAAAGACGGTTCCGTGCTCCCCGAAGACGACTTTGCCATGACCTGGGAAGCGGATGCGAAATCGAAAAAACGGCTCTCCGAAATTATCGAAGCTGTCAAGGATTCCGACCGTCTGATCCTCGCGACTGACCCTGATAGAGAGGGTGAAGCGATCTCCTGGCACGTCCTTGAGGTGTTGAAAAAGAAGCGTGGCCTGCTCAAGGACAAGCCGATACAGCGGGTTGTGTTCAACGCGATCACCAAAGAGTCCATTCTCAACGCGATGCAACATCCGCGCGATATCGATACGCCGCTGGTTGATGCCTATCTGGCCCGTCGCGCCCTTGACTATCTCGTCGGGTTCACCCTGTCGCCGGTGCTCTGGCGCAAGCTTCCCGGGGCCCGCTCTGCCGGGCGCGTGCAGTCCGTTGCGCTGAGGCTCGTCTGCCAGCGGGAAGAGGAAATCGAAGCCTTCGTGCCGCAGGAATACTGGTCGATTCTGGCCGATCTCCAGACAGCAGCAGGCGCTGATTTCCAGGCTCGCATCACTGCGGTTGACGGCGAGAAGAAAAGCCGCCTCGACATCCGGACAGAAACAGAAGCGGCCGATATCAAGAAGCTAGTCGAAGGGGCCAGCCTTGCCGTGCGCTCCGTCGAGGCAAAGCCGGTTCGCCGCAATCCTTTTGCGCCATTCACCACATCGACCCTGCAGCAGGAAGCCTCGCGCAAACTCGGGTTTGCAGCAGCGCGCACCATGCAGATCGCCCAGAGGCTCTATGAAGGCGTCTCGGTCGGCGGGGAGACCACCGGCCTTATCACCTATATGCGTACGGACGGCGTGGAGATTGCGCCGGAAGCCATCGCCCCCATCCGCAGCGCCATCGAGCGGGAATATGGCAAGCAGTATCTGCCCGACGCGCCGCGTCATTATACCGTGAAGGCCAAGAACGCACAGGAAGCGCACGAGGCAATCCGGCCGACAGACATCAACCGTCATCCCAAGCAGGTGGCGCAATATCTCGATGAAGAACAGCTCAAGCTCTACACCCTGATCTGGCGCCGGACCTTGGCCAGCCAGATGGAATCAGCACAGCTTGAACGCACGACCGTCGAGATCACCGCCACCAATGGCTCCCGCAGCGCCGAGCTGCGCGCCACCGGTCAGGTTGTTCGCTTCGACGGTTTTCTGACCCTCTACACCGAATCCAAGGATGACGAGGACGACGAGGACAGCAACCGCCTGCCGCCAATGAGCGAAGGCGAGGCCCTCAAGCAGAAGGCCGTCACCGCCAGCCAGCACCACACCGAACCACCGCCCCGCTATACCGAAGCAACGCTGATCAAGCGCATGGAAGAGCTGGGCATCGGCCGCCCGTCCACCTACACGGCAACCCTGTCCGTCCTGCGAGACCGCGGCTATGTGGAGATGGACAAGAAACGCCTGATCCCGGACTCCAAGGGACGTCTGGTCACCGGTTTCCTGTCCAACTTCTTTGAACGCTATGTGCAGTATGACTTCACGGCGGAACTGGAAGAAAAGCTCGACCTGATCTCAAACGGCGAACTCGAGTGGAAGGAGGTGTTGCGCGACTTCTGGAAGGAATTTTCTTCCCACGTCGACGGCACCAAGGAACTGCGCGTCAGTCAGGTTCTGGATACCCTCAACGAAGTGCTCGCCTCCTATGCCTTCCCGCCACGCGAGGATGGCTCGGACCCGCGCGCCTGCCCGTCCTGTTCGGATGGCAAGTTGAGCCTCAAGACCAGCCGCTACGGCGCCTTTGTCGGTTGTTCCAACTATCCTGAATGCGGCTATACCCGCCAGTTGTCGAACGAAGGCGACGGCGATGCGCAACAGGTTGGCGAGAACGGAACCAAGCTGCTTGGAACGGATCCAGCCAGCGGCCTCGACGTCACCCTGCGGTCGGGCCGTTTCGGCCCCTATGTGCAGCTTGGCGAAGAAGCCAAACCACCCCGCTCGTCCATTCCGAAGGGCTGGGACATCGAAAGCCTTGATCTTGAAAAAGCCCTGCGGCTGCTCTCCCTGCCGCGCGAAGTGGGCGAACACCCCGAGGACGGCAAGATGATCACCGCTGGCCTCGGTCGCTATGGCCCGTTCGTGCTACATGACGGTACCTATGCCAATCTGCCCGGCGTCGACGATGTCTTCACCATCGGCCTCAACCATGCTGTCAGCCTTCTGGCCGAGAAACGCGCCAACGGTGGCCGTCGTGGCGCCGCCCAATCCCTCAAGGAGCTGGGCGAGCATCCCAATGGCGGCGGAGCAATCACCGTGAAAGCCGGTCGTTACGGCCCTTATGTCAACCACGGCAAGGTCAATGCAACCCTGCCCAAGGACATGAAGCCGGAAGACGTTACCCTCGAACAGGCGCTGGAACTGATTGCCGCCAAGGCCGGCAAGACCCCGGCTAAAAAAACCACCGAAAAGAAGGCGGCAGCGAAAAAGCCAGCGGCCAAAAAGACGACAGCGAAGAAGCCAACCGCCAAGAAATCGACAGCCAAGAAATCGACGGCCAAGAAGAAAGCAGCATCCGACGACACGGCTGACGAAGCCGGAGAAAAAGAGGATAGCTGA
- the rnr gene encoding ribonuclease R, protein MEDGLPSKDEILAFIAENPGKAGKREISRAFGISGGARIGLKRLLKELTEDGHIEKNRKRLVKTGELPAVGVYRILERDAEGDLIGVPVNWEAGEEGPPPRLLIEPDKKSKAIPGVGDRVLAKLIDREIDQFELPGVRQAVRVIKILPKREDSILGIYRRDPINGGGRLVPIDKKTHELSIDDASKGDASDGDLVAVSITRSGRSKTPRAHVNEVIGPMASEQAVSMIAIHALGIPYIFPDAVMAEAERATPPDLKGREDWRDVPLITIDPADAKDHDDAIYAELDEDPTNEGGVIAYVAIADVAYHVRMGGTIDREALKRGNSVYFPDRVVPMLPERISNDLCSLREGEDRPSMAVRMVFDKAGKKKRHSFHRVMIRVAAGISYNQAQSAIDGNPDEVTGPIRETILKPLWAGYEVLKAGRDAREPLELDIPERKLTLKPDGTIDSVYVPPRLDAHKLVEEFMIQANVAAAETLEKHKQGLIYRIHDNPSPEKLEGLREFLQSMDLSFPKGGNLRPSMFNTILRRTAETEHAPLVSQVILRSQAQAEYNPENIGHFGLNLLKYAHFTSPIRRYADLVVHRALIAALKLGDDGLPAGFDGKLADIAGHISTTERRAMAAERDTKDRLIASFLSDRVGARFKGKISGVTRVGLFVQLSETGADGFIPASTLGYDYYHFDETNHQMVGEATGETFRLGDSVDVKLVEAAPFAGALRFEMLSEGRKHPKGKAPSHLTRNGRGNSGFAARGRKKPGTTRPRTVKPKGKKGHKR, encoded by the coding sequence ATGGAGGACGGCCTTCCCTCGAAAGACGAGATCCTCGCTTTCATTGCAGAAAACCCCGGCAAGGCTGGCAAGCGGGAGATTTCGCGCGCCTTCGGCATTTCCGGCGGTGCCCGCATCGGGTTGAAACGCCTCCTGAAGGAATTGACCGAAGACGGTCATATCGAGAAGAACCGCAAGCGTCTGGTCAAGACCGGCGAACTGCCTGCCGTCGGCGTCTATCGCATTCTTGAGCGCGACGCGGAAGGCGATCTCATCGGCGTGCCCGTCAACTGGGAGGCCGGAGAAGAGGGGCCACCCCCTCGCCTGTTGATCGAGCCGGACAAGAAATCAAAAGCCATTCCCGGCGTCGGCGACCGTGTGCTGGCCAAGCTGATCGACCGCGAAATCGACCAGTTCGAGCTACCCGGCGTGCGCCAGGCCGTCCGCGTCATCAAGATCCTGCCCAAGCGCGAGGATTCCATCCTCGGCATCTATCGCCGCGACCCGATCAACGGCGGCGGCAGGCTCGTGCCCATCGACAAGAAGACCCATGAACTCTCTATCGATGATGCCTCCAAGGGTGACGCGTCAGATGGCGATCTGGTTGCCGTGTCCATCACCCGCTCTGGCCGTTCCAAGACACCGCGCGCTCATGTGAATGAAGTGATCGGGCCGATGGCCTCCGAGCAGGCCGTCAGCATGATCGCCATTCACGCCCTTGGTATCCCCTATATCTTCCCTGACGCGGTGATGGCGGAAGCCGAACGCGCCACCCCGCCCGATCTCAAAGGTCGGGAGGACTGGCGCGATGTGCCGCTGATCACCATCGACCCGGCCGACGCCAAGGACCATGATGACGCCATCTACGCCGAGCTGGATGAAGACCCGACCAACGAGGGCGGGGTCATTGCCTATGTCGCCATCGCCGACGTTGCCTATCATGTCCGCATGGGCGGCACCATCGATCGCGAGGCTCTCAAGCGCGGCAACTCGGTCTATTTCCCCGATCGCGTCGTGCCAATGCTGCCCGAGCGCATCTCGAACGATCTCTGTTCCCTGAGGGAAGGCGAAGACCGTCCGTCGATGGCCGTACGCATGGTGTTTGACAAGGCTGGCAAGAAGAAGCGCCACAGCTTCCACCGGGTCATGATCCGCGTGGCCGCCGGCATCTCCTACAATCAGGCTCAGAGCGCGATTGATGGCAATCCGGACGAGGTTACCGGACCGATCCGGGAAACGATTCTCAAGCCCCTCTGGGCCGGTTACGAGGTGCTCAAGGCCGGGCGCGACGCCCGCGAGCCGCTTGAGCTGGACATTCCCGAACGCAAGCTGACCCTCAAGCCCGATGGCACCATCGACAGCGTCTATGTGCCGCCGCGTCTTGACGCCCACAAGCTGGTCGAGGAATTCATGATCCAGGCCAACGTGGCCGCCGCAGAAACACTGGAAAAGCACAAACAGGGTCTGATCTACCGTATCCATGACAATCCGTCTCCGGAAAAGCTGGAAGGCCTGCGCGAGTTCCTGCAATCGATGGATCTGAGCTTCCCCAAGGGCGGCAATCTGCGTCCGTCGATGTTCAACACCATCCTCAGGCGAACGGCAGAAACCGAACATGCGCCACTCGTCAGCCAGGTGATCCTGCGCTCGCAGGCGCAGGCCGAGTATAATCCCGAGAACATCGGCCATTTCGGTCTCAACCTGCTGAAATATGCCCACTTCACCTCGCCGATCCGCCGCTATGCCGACCTTGTGGTCCATCGCGCCCTGATCGCCGCCCTGAAGCTCGGCGATGATGGCCTGCCCGCCGGTTTTGACGGAAAGCTTGCCGATATCGCTGGCCATATTTCCACAACCGAACGCCGCGCCATGGCAGCCGAGCGAGACACCAAGGATCGCCTCATCGCCTCCTTCCTGTCAGACCGGGTCGGAGCGCGCTTCAAGGGCAAGATTTCCGGCGTCACCCGCGTCGGCCTGTTCGTCCAACTATCGGAGACTGGCGCTGACGGCTTTATTCCGGCATCAACGCTGGGCTATGACTATTACCACTTCGACGAAACCAACCATCAGATGGTGGGCGAAGCCACCGGGGAAACCTTCCGCCTGGGCGACAGCGTTGATGTGAAACTGGTCGAAGCTGCGCCCTTTGCCGGCGCCCTGCGCTTCGAAATGCTCTCGGAGGGTCGCAAACACCCCAAGGGCAAGGCGCCGAGCCATCTGACCCGCAATGGTCGCGGCAACAGCGGCTTTGCGGCACGAGGGCGCAAGAAGCCGGGAACCACGCGACCGAGAACCGTCAAGCCGAAAGGCAAGAAGGGACACAAGCGCTAA
- the dprA gene encoding DNA-processing protein DprA has protein sequence MTSDVPSSSQTEADQMASSQSVRTTAADRSGNGYTSRPPFRLSEKQRFNWLRLIRCENVGPATFRDLINHFGSAEKALEALPDLSRKGGARRAFHIASEQEVEAEWTALHRAGARLVATGEPDYPEALAHIPAPPPLLTVMGSPDLAKRPAIAIVGSRNCSASGAKLTEMIARELGQNGIVVVSGLARGVDTHAHRASLTLGTIAVVAGGLNQLYPRQNVELAKTIAQQGMLLSEMPWNAPARSQDFPRRNRIISGIALGTLVVEAAKRSGSLITARYALEQGRDVFAIPGSPLDPRAGGTNHLIKQGACLVCEAQDILDAIADQRTALQPFAADQLPLPLRELPTEDTGAMRPSEPEEAGKSRFLQSLSLTPIAIDDLIRQSDLTMGQVQLLLLELDLAGRLERHGNQTVSLKA, from the coding sequence ATGACAAGTGATGTGCCATCTTCATCGCAGACTGAAGCGGACCAGATGGCATCATCACAATCCGTGCGAACCACGGCAGCAGATCGGAGTGGCAATGGCTACACCAGCCGTCCCCCCTTTCGCCTCAGCGAGAAACAGCGCTTCAACTGGCTAAGACTCATCCGCTGCGAAAATGTCGGCCCGGCCACCTTCCGCGATCTCATCAACCATTTCGGCAGCGCCGAAAAGGCCCTTGAAGCCCTGCCGGACCTGTCGCGCAAGGGCGGAGCCCGCCGCGCCTTTCACATCGCCTCCGAACAGGAAGTCGAAGCGGAATGGACCGCGCTTCATCGCGCCGGAGCCCGTCTTGTGGCGACCGGTGAGCCGGACTATCCCGAAGCGCTCGCCCACATCCCCGCGCCGCCGCCGCTGCTTACCGTCATGGGTAGTCCGGATCTGGCAAAAAGACCCGCCATCGCCATCGTCGGCTCGCGCAATTGCTCGGCAAGTGGCGCCAAGCTGACCGAAATGATCGCGCGGGAGTTGGGACAGAACGGCATCGTGGTGGTCTCGGGGCTGGCGCGAGGCGTGGACACCCATGCCCATCGCGCCTCGCTGACACTGGGAACAATAGCCGTGGTGGCAGGCGGTCTCAACCAGCTCTATCCCAGACAGAATGTCGAGCTGGCCAAAACCATCGCCCAACAGGGCATGCTGCTTTCGGAAATGCCATGGAATGCGCCCGCCCGATCACAGGATTTTCCGCGCAGGAACCGGATCATATCGGGCATTGCATTGGGGACACTGGTGGTGGAAGCGGCCAAGCGCTCCGGCTCTCTGATCACTGCCCGCTATGCGTTGGAACAGGGCCGAGATGTCTTTGCCATTCCCGGCTCGCCACTGGACCCGCGCGCTGGTGGCACCAATCACCTCATCAAGCAGGGCGCTTGCCTCGTCTGTGAAGCGCAGGATATTCTGGATGCCATCGCGGACCAGCGAACCGCGCTTCAGCCCTTTGCCGCCGACCAACTGCCCCTGCCTTTGCGGGAGCTACCCACAGAGGACACCGGCGCCATGCGCCCTTCCGAGCCGGAAGAAGCTGGCAAGAGCCGTTTCCTTCAGAGCCTCAGCCTGACCCCGATCGCCATTGACGACCTGATCCGCCAATCCGATCTGACCATGGGACAGGTACAACTGCTTCTTCTGGAACTGGATCTGGCAGGAAGGTTGGAGCGGCACGGCAACCAGACTGTCTCACTCAAGGCATAA